In Mauremys mutica isolate MM-2020 ecotype Southern chromosome 16, ASM2049712v1, whole genome shotgun sequence, one DNA window encodes the following:
- the LOC123351223 gene encoding protein DGCR6 isoform X2, with translation MERGGPGLGLGYEGPAERARQQERHYQLLSELQALVKGLPSSCQQRLSYTILSDLALALIDGTVFEIVQGLLEIQHLTEKNLYNQRLKLQSEHRVLKQEMFHRHKEAQQSCKPHNMPVLKAAQQRELEAVEQRIREEQRLMDEKIVLELDQKVVDQQSTLEKAGVSGFYITTNPQANQ, from the exons GAGCGCGGCGGGCCCGGGCTCGGGCTCGGCTACGAGGGGCCGGCGGAGCGGGCCCGGCAGCAGGAGCGGCACTACCAGCTGCTGTCCGAGCTGCAGGCGCTGGTGAAGGGGCTGCCCAG ctcctgccagcaGCGCTTGTCTTACACCATCCTCAGCGACCTGGCGCTGGCGCTCATCGATGGCACCGTCTTTGAGATCGTCCAGGGGCTGCTGGAGATCCAGCACCTGACGGAGAAAAACCTTTACAACCAGCGGCTGAAGCTGCAGAGCGAGCACCGAG TGCTCAAGCAAGAAATGTTCCACAGACACAAAGAGGCCCAGCAGTCCTGCAAACCTCACAACATGCCAGTTCTCAAAGCAGCtcagcagagggagctggag GCTGTGGAGCAGCGCATTCGAGAGGAACAGCGACTCATGGATGAGAAAATAGTCTTGGAACTGGACCAGAAAGTAgttgaccagcagagcaccctgGAGAAAGCTGGAGTGTCTGGATTTTACATCACCACAAACCCACAG GCCAACCAGTAG
- the SLC7A4 gene encoding cationic amino acid transporter 4, translating to MAGRLPRSADLTRFCQKLNRVKTLEDDMMETTFNRCLSTVDLTLLGIGGMVGSGLYVLTGTVAKEIAGPAVVVSFIIAGFASLLAALCYAEFGARVPKTGSAYMFTYVSMGEIWAFLIGWNVLLEYMIGGAAVARAWSAYLDSIFSHKIKNFTETHIGTWQVPFLAQYPDFLAAGVLLIATAFISFGAKVSSWLNHVFSAISLGVILFILVMGFILAEPKNWSAQEGGFAPYGLSGIMAGTATCFYAFVGFDVIAASSEEARNPQKAVPRAIAISLGLAAGAYILVSVVLTLMVPWHTLDPDSALADAFYRRGYSWAGFIVAAGSICAMNTVLLSNLFSLPRIVYAMAEDGLFFQVFSRVHPRTQVPVIGIVVFGVLMALMALVFDLEALVQFLSIGTLQAYTFVAASIIVLRFQQEKSAAPPQPAGSQPSPGPNEGAGPSELKEYESFSDKLQLVSTDKAKVHREPGQLKAAFEPYLELLSDFYPGEVVTIAVVTLMVSAICLCSILVFGNTHLHLPTWSYSLLLLLFSLGFLLSLLLIWVHEQQQSTKTFQIPLVPLTPALSILLNVYLMLKLSYMTWLRFSVWLILGLLVYFGYGIWHSKENLREPTSRSVSARYVVFPSSSLEETVQAVQPNPQPLTELPDMVTEEAKR from the exons ATGGCGGGCCGGCTGCCTCGCTCTGCGGACCTAACCCGCTTCTGCCAGAAGCTCAACCGGGTGAAAACTCTGGAGGATGACATGATGGAGACGACCTTCAACAGATGCCTCTCCACCGTTGACCTGACGCTGCTGGGCATAGGGGGCATGGTTGGCTCTGGCCTGTATGTCCTCACGGGCACAGTAGCCAAGGAGATTGCTGGCCCTGCTGTCGTCGTCTCTTTCATCATTGCTGGCTTTGCCTCTCTGCTGGCAGCTCTCTGTTATGCCGAGTTCGGTGCCCGGGTGCCTAAGACAGGCTCTGCGTACATGTTCACCTACGTCTCCATGGGCGAGATCTGGGCCTTCCTGATTGGCTGGAATGTGCTCCTGGAGTACATGATCGGGGGCGCTGCGGTGGCAAGGGCATGGAGTGCCTATCTGGATTCCATATTTAgtcataaaataaaaaatttcacTGAGACCCACATTGGCACATGGCAGGTACCGTTCCTGGCACAGTACCCAGACTTCCTGGCAGCAGGCGTCTTGCTGATAGCCACAGCATTCATCTCCTTTGGGGCCAAAGTGTCCTCCTGGCTTAACCACGTGTTCTCAGCCATCAGCTTGGGTGTGATCCTCTTCATCCTCGTTATGGGATTCATTCTCGCAGAACCCAAGAACTGGAGTGCTCAGGAAGGTGGCTTTGCTCCATATGGACTGTCAGGCATCATGGCAGGCACGGCCACCTGCTTCTATGCCTTTGTAGGCTTTGATGTCATAGCAGCCTCCAGTGAAGAAGCCAGAAACCCCCAGAAGGCTGTTCCCAGAGCAATAGCCATCTCCTTGGGCCTGGCCGCGGGGGCCTATATACTGGTGTCCGTGGTGCTGACGCTGATGGTGCCCTGGCACACTCTGGATCCTGACTCTGCCCTGGCAGATGCGTTTTACAGACGAGGTTACTCGTGGGCAGGGTTTATAGTAGCTGCTGGTTCCATTTGTG cgaTGAACACGGTTCTGCTGAGcaacctcttctccctccccagaaTTGTTTACGCCATGGCGGAGGACGGGCTCTTTTTCCAGGTGTTCTCCAGAGTGCACCCCCGCACGCAGGTGCCCGTGATCGGGATTGTGGTGTTTGGGGTGCTCATGGCTCTGATGGCCCTCGTCTTCGACCTGGAGGCCCTGGTGCAGTTTCTGTCCATTGGCACTCTGCAGGCTTACACCTTCGTCGCAGCCAGCATCATTGTGCTGCGCTTTCAGCAGGAGAAGTCGGCAGCTCCCCCTCAGCCTGCCGGGAGCCAGCCCAGTCCTGGGCCCAACGAAGGGGCTGGGCCCAGCGAGCTAAAGGAATACGAATCCTTCTCGGACAAGCTGCAGCTGGTGAGCACTGACAAAGCCAAAGTGCACCGGGAGCCAGGGCAGCTGAAGGCAGCTTTCGAGCCCTACCTGGAGCTCCTCAGCGACTTCTACCCTGGGGAGGTGGTCACCATTGCCGTGGTTACCTTGATGGTGTCTGCCATATGCCTGTGCTCCATCTTGGTATTTGGCAACACCCATCTTCACCTGCCCACCTGGAGctactccctgctgctgctgctcttcagcctggGATTTCTGCTCAGCTTGCTTCTCATTTGGGTCCATGAGCAACAGCAGAGCACCAAGACCTTTCAG ATTCCGCTTGTGCCGCTCACTCCTGCGCTGAGTATTCTCCTGAACGTCTATCTCATGCTGAAGCTGAGCTACATGACGTGGCTTCGATTCTCCGTCTGGTTGATCCTAG GCCTCCTGGTGTACTTTGGTTACGGCATCTGGCACAGCAAAGAGAACCTGCGTGAGCCCACGTCCCGCAGTGTGAGCGCCCGCTACGTGGTGTTCCctagcagcagcctggaggagaCGGTGCAGGCGGTTcaacccaacccccagcccttgACGGAGCTGCCGGACATGGTGACCGAGGAAGCCAAGCGATGA
- the LOC123351223 gene encoding protein DGCR6 isoform X1, which translates to MERGGPGLGLGYEGPAERARQQERHYQLLSELQALVKGLPSSCQQRLSYTILSDLALALIDGTVFEIVQGLLEIQHLTEKNLYNQRLKLQSEHRVLKQEMFHRHKEAQQSCKPHNMPVLKAAQQRELEAVEQRIREEQRLMDEKIVLELDQKVVDQQSTLEKAGVSGFYITTNPQELTLQMNLLELIRKLQQKESQPEKAFS; encoded by the exons GAGCGCGGCGGGCCCGGGCTCGGGCTCGGCTACGAGGGGCCGGCGGAGCGGGCCCGGCAGCAGGAGCGGCACTACCAGCTGCTGTCCGAGCTGCAGGCGCTGGTGAAGGGGCTGCCCAG ctcctgccagcaGCGCTTGTCTTACACCATCCTCAGCGACCTGGCGCTGGCGCTCATCGATGGCACCGTCTTTGAGATCGTCCAGGGGCTGCTGGAGATCCAGCACCTGACGGAGAAAAACCTTTACAACCAGCGGCTGAAGCTGCAGAGCGAGCACCGAG TGCTCAAGCAAGAAATGTTCCACAGACACAAAGAGGCCCAGCAGTCCTGCAAACCTCACAACATGCCAGTTCTCAAAGCAGCtcagcagagggagctggag GCTGTGGAGCAGCGCATTCGAGAGGAACAGCGACTCATGGATGAGAAAATAGTCTTGGAACTGGACCAGAAAGTAgttgaccagcagagcaccctgGAGAAAGCTGGAGTGTCTGGATTTTACATCACCACAAACCCACAG GAGCTGACTTTACAGATGAACTTGTTGGAGCTGATACGGAAGTTGCAGCAGAAGGAATCCCAGCCAGAGAAGGCTTTCTCCTGA